The following are encoded together in the Pedobacter steynii genome:
- a CDS encoding Gldg family protein: MKKIIQIARLELSLLFYSPIAWLMLLILFVQMSMGFTPKLPELVRGQGFSGLTERLYMSIDYAGVLSAILDKLYLYIPLITMGIISRETSSGSIKLLYSSPVKLNQVVYGKFTAMLVYNLMIIGVIALFVLIGAIYIPHFDYPHILVALFAIYLMLNAFAAIGIFVSSLTTYQAVAAISTFLALGFMNYIGTVGQGIDFIRDLTHSLSMPSRTARMLAGLLNSRDVIYYFVISGMFLAFTITKLELERLSKTVFQQVIRYGLILAIGLTATYVSSRQQMIGYYDATATKQNTISKNTQEILRKMGDEPVEMTEYINGLEDSYNQATPKQRIADIARWEPYLRFKPNIKLKWVYYYDSIPGLTVQLKQQKVSFNYYVMFMSNLLKLDLRKFLTPAEIKKRINLEGENARVVMQLKYKGKTTFLRTFSPDTYFWPKEAETGAALKRLMVNAPKVVFATDGYQRGMDKVGDRDYKTLTNTKLSRGSMINQGFDVDSVSLERGEIPAGIAALVIADPKVAFSQAALTKLRKYISEGGNLMIAGETGKQGVVNPLLDSLGVKMLEGTLVQESKDYANDLVAPNLAAGAIAMTPELQPFYLQKWVVSMPGAAALSYDPKGPFVVHPLLTTNAESSWLKNGKLVLDSAAAVFDARAGDQKGSFPTALMLTRNRNNKEQRIMVSGDADFLSNAELSRLNMTTINAGFALGIFKWFAYGEFPIDTSRPDRKDNATTLTKGSVKTIQIFYYGVIPGAIFLLGMVTLIRRKRK; encoded by the coding sequence ATGAAGAAAATAATACAAATAGCGAGGCTGGAGCTCAGCCTGCTATTTTATTCACCGATCGCCTGGCTGATGCTGCTGATTCTGTTTGTGCAAATGAGCATGGGCTTTACTCCCAAGTTGCCTGAGTTGGTCCGCGGACAAGGATTTAGCGGTCTGACGGAGCGGTTGTATATGAGCATAGACTACGCTGGTGTCCTGAGTGCTATTCTGGATAAACTGTATCTCTACATTCCTTTGATCACCATGGGGATCATCAGCAGAGAAACTAGTAGCGGAAGCATCAAATTACTGTACTCTTCTCCGGTAAAACTAAACCAGGTGGTTTATGGAAAATTTACCGCGATGCTGGTGTATAACCTGATGATCATTGGCGTAATCGCGTTGTTTGTGTTGATTGGTGCCATATACATCCCGCATTTTGATTACCCACATATTTTAGTGGCATTGTTCGCCATTTATTTAATGCTCAATGCCTTTGCTGCTATCGGCATCTTTGTGTCCAGTTTAACTACTTACCAGGCGGTTGCGGCCATCAGCACCTTTTTGGCTTTGGGTTTTATGAATTATATTGGTACAGTCGGACAAGGGATTGATTTTATCCGCGACCTGACCCATAGCTTATCTATGCCAAGCCGTACGGCAAGGATGCTGGCGGGATTGCTGAACAGTCGTGATGTGATTTATTACTTCGTGATTTCCGGGATGTTTCTGGCTTTCACGATCACTAAACTGGAACTGGAGCGGCTCTCGAAAACTGTGTTTCAGCAGGTGATACGCTATGGCTTGATCCTGGCGATCGGTTTAACAGCAACCTATGTCAGTTCCCGCCAGCAGATGATTGGTTATTACGATGCGACGGCTACGAAGCAAAACACCATCAGTAAAAACACACAGGAAATCCTTAGAAAGATGGGGGATGAACCTGTGGAGATGACCGAATACATCAATGGCCTGGAAGATTCTTACAACCAGGCGACGCCTAAACAACGGATCGCAGACATTGCCCGCTGGGAGCCTTACCTGCGTTTTAAACCAAATATCAAGCTGAAATGGGTGTATTATTATGATAGTATCCCGGGTTTAACCGTACAGTTGAAACAGCAAAAGGTCAGTTTTAACTATTATGTGATGTTCATGTCCAACCTGTTGAAACTTGACCTGCGTAAGTTTCTGACACCTGCAGAGATCAAGAAACGGATTAACCTGGAAGGAGAGAACGCCCGTGTGGTGATGCAGTTAAAGTATAAAGGCAAGACGACTTTTCTAAGGACATTTTCTCCCGATACTTATTTTTGGCCCAAAGAAGCGGAAACAGGGGCAGCCTTAAAACGTCTGATGGTGAATGCGCCAAAAGTTGTTTTTGCAACCGATGGTTATCAGCGGGGCATGGACAAAGTAGGCGACAGAGATTATAAAACCTTGACGAATACGAAGCTGAGCAGGGGATCAATGATCAACCAGGGCTTTGATGTCGATAGTGTCTCTTTGGAAAGGGGCGAGATTCCTGCAGGCATTGCGGCCTTGGTGATCGCTGATCCTAAAGTGGCCTTTAGTCAGGCTGCCCTCACTAAGCTCCGGAAATATATCAGTGAGGGCGGAAACCTGATGATTGCCGGGGAGACCGGGAAGCAAGGTGTTGTGAATCCATTGCTGGATTCCCTTGGGGTAAAAATGCTGGAAGGAACATTGGTTCAGGAGAGTAAAGATTATGCAAATGATCTGGTGGCCCCAAATCTGGCTGCCGGAGCGATAGCCATGACTCCGGAATTACAACCTTTCTACCTGCAGAAATGGGTGGTTTCCATGCCGGGTGCAGCCGCTTTAAGTTACGATCCTAAGGGGCCGTTTGTAGTCCACCCATTGTTAACAACCAATGCCGAAAGCAGCTGGCTGAAAAACGGTAAGCTGGTGCTGGATTCTGCTGCTGCAGTATTTGATGCCAGAGCCGGAGACCAGAAGGGCAGTTTTCCTACTGCATTGATGCTGACCAGGAACCGGAACAACAAAGAGCAGCGCATCATGGTATCAGGCGATGCCGACTTTTTAAGCAATGCCGAACTGTCCAGGTTGAATATGACCACCATTAACGCAGGTTTTGCCCTCGGTATTTTCAAATGGTTTGCTTATGGGGAATTCCCGATAGATACGAGCAGGCCGGATCGTAAAGACAATGCAACAACGCTCACCAAGGGCAGCGTGAAAACGATACAAATATTTTATTATGGCGTAATTCCGGGAGCCATCTTCCTGCTTGGAATGGTGACCCTGATCCGCAGAAAACGTAAATAA
- a CDS encoding winged helix-turn-helix transcriptional regulator, with amino-acid sequence MAVHDTMDVLSGKWKISIISSICYYNKRRFSDILNDVNGISNKMLSKELKELEMNKLIKRTVLDTQSVTVQYQLTEYGKTLQTIINDLTDWGMKHRKVIIGEKEK; translated from the coding sequence ATGGCCGTCCACGATACCATGGACGTGCTAAGCGGGAAATGGAAAATTTCTATCATTTCTTCTATTTGCTATTACAACAAAAGAAGATTTTCTGATATTTTGAATGATGTAAACGGAATATCAAACAAAATGTTGAGCAAAGAATTAAAGGAATTAGAGATGAATAAGCTGATAAAACGAACGGTTTTAGACACTCAATCTGTAACCGTTCAGTATCAACTAACGGAATATGGCAAAACATTACAGACCATAATTAATGATCTTACTGACTGGGGAATGAAACACCGGAAAGTAATCATTGGAGAGAAAGAGAAGTAA
- a CDS encoding MutS-related protein: MSFITDKQTIDDLNIFSRSGSDSIYHIFNKTYTQGGAALLEDLFRNPLSDEQMINDRVAMLRYFQQSKSAFPLQGNRFEEAERYLGNTDPRSRLSNQGFSMADFKAAGESVIALTEILQGLKAFMLDIQQKVAANPYGKEVEKILELVNSRELEIIFADHGKGKISSGKIVEYDNILRFQQRPLMEKILQHIYHLDVYISIARVAEERGYHFATALKRDANRLKLQEVRHPLLNKPVTNSLEMNPDSNIVFLTGANMAGKSTFMKSLSIAVYLAHLGFPVAAKQMEFSVCDGMYTTINLPDNLTMGASHFYSEVLRVKKVAVELGAGKNLFVVFDELFRGTNVKDAYEGTIAIMEAFAGKPHSLFVISTHIMEAGEVLKQKCSNMSFRYLPTRMEDGKPVYTYTLTEGITDDRHGMIIINNEGVLELISDKKEAKKAQTSLIADQQTIEDLNLQGKFKQQSIYSLFNRLQTRGGEKVLEGMFLRPLNQPDQINKRSALFAFFQQHRVIFPVIRSQVESMEDYLAGGAGAALPSVAWGIFLKKIQQMLFHSAELLQLQAGQSVTIEVLQAFRIFFSDLKLKTGIAVYQEELDVAEKILQDPRLQGILNGGEEQPSLMQLIKNDYVIRHAMMNQMETLLKLIYELDVFAGVATVAAENEFVYAKALPAEQMVLNMEGFRHPGLRNGVANNLHLTRDRNVLFLTGANMAGKSTFMKSMGIAVYLAHMGFPIAAKKMEFSVKDGLFSSINVSDNLDMGYSHFYAEVLRTKTVAKAVSESLDLYVLFDELFKGTNVKDAYDATLAVTKAFAENRNSFFVVSTHIIEVGEALGKVCDNLQFSFLPTVMKDGVPTYPYTLASGITTDRQGMIIIENEKIVDIIKGNDQVTSKPLISL, translated from the coding sequence ATGAGCTTTATAACTGATAAACAAACAATCGATGATTTGAATATCTTCTCCAGATCGGGGAGTGATTCTATCTACCATATTTTTAATAAAACCTATACCCAGGGCGGCGCTGCGCTGCTGGAAGATCTCTTTCGCAATCCGCTTTCGGATGAGCAAATGATCAATGACAGGGTTGCGATGTTACGGTATTTTCAGCAAAGTAAATCTGCTTTCCCGCTACAGGGAAACCGTTTTGAAGAAGCAGAACGATATCTGGGCAATACCGATCCCCGCAGCCGCCTTTCCAATCAGGGTTTTAGCATGGCAGACTTTAAAGCTGCCGGCGAAAGTGTAATCGCCTTAACAGAGATTTTACAGGGATTGAAGGCTTTTATGCTGGACATTCAGCAAAAAGTAGCGGCAAACCCTTATGGCAAAGAAGTGGAAAAAATACTGGAACTGGTCAATTCCAGAGAGCTGGAAATCATCTTCGCAGATCATGGAAAGGGAAAGATCTCTTCGGGTAAGATCGTAGAGTACGACAATATTTTGCGCTTTCAGCAGCGTCCATTAATGGAGAAAATCCTGCAGCACATTTACCACCTGGATGTTTACATTTCCATCGCCAGGGTAGCGGAGGAACGTGGATATCATTTTGCGACTGCTTTAAAACGCGATGCCAACCGTTTGAAATTACAAGAGGTACGTCACCCTTTGCTGAATAAGCCGGTCACGAATTCTTTGGAGATGAACCCGGACAGCAATATTGTTTTTCTTACCGGGGCCAATATGGCGGGTAAGTCGACCTTTATGAAATCTCTGAGCATTGCCGTGTATCTGGCACACCTGGGTTTCCCGGTTGCCGCGAAACAAATGGAATTCTCTGTTTGTGATGGCATGTATACCACCATTAACCTGCCGGACAATCTGACCATGGGCGCCAGTCATTTTTATTCGGAAGTATTAAGAGTGAAAAAAGTAGCGGTCGAACTTGGTGCCGGAAAGAACCTGTTTGTCGTTTTTGATGAACTTTTCCGCGGTACCAATGTAAAGGATGCTTACGAAGGTACCATCGCGATTATGGAAGCTTTTGCCGGTAAGCCACATTCTTTATTTGTGATTTCCACACACATTATGGAAGCGGGAGAAGTGTTGAAGCAAAAATGCAGTAACATGAGTTTCCGCTATCTGCCCACCCGCATGGAAGATGGCAAGCCGGTTTATACCTATACGCTGACCGAAGGGATTACCGACGACAGGCATGGGATGATCATCATCAATAATGAAGGGGTCCTGGAGCTGATCAGCGATAAAAAAGAAGCAAAGAAAGCGCAGACCAGCCTTATTGCAGATCAGCAGACGATCGAAGACCTGAATCTGCAAGGTAAGTTTAAGCAGCAATCCATTTATAGCCTGTTTAACCGTCTGCAAACCAGGGGTGGGGAGAAAGTGCTCGAAGGTATGTTTCTCCGTCCGCTGAATCAGCCGGATCAGATCAATAAACGCAGTGCCTTATTCGCATTTTTTCAGCAACACAGGGTGATTTTTCCGGTGATCCGTTCACAGGTAGAGTCTATGGAAGATTACCTGGCTGGTGGGGCGGGCGCTGCGCTGCCAAGCGTTGCCTGGGGCATATTCCTAAAAAAAATCCAGCAAATGCTTTTCCATAGTGCAGAATTGCTGCAATTGCAGGCCGGTCAATCGGTAACGATAGAGGTCTTGCAAGCATTCCGCATATTCTTTTCAGATCTGAAATTAAAAACCGGTATTGCAGTGTATCAGGAGGAGCTGGATGTGGCAGAAAAAATCCTGCAGGATCCAAGGTTGCAGGGCATCCTGAATGGCGGGGAGGAACAGCCCTCGCTGATGCAACTGATCAAAAATGACTACGTGATTCGTCATGCAATGATGAACCAGATGGAAACTTTATTGAAACTGATCTATGAACTGGATGTCTTTGCCGGTGTAGCAACAGTTGCCGCAGAAAATGAATTCGTTTATGCCAAAGCGTTGCCTGCCGAACAAATGGTCTTAAATATGGAGGGTTTTCGCCATCCGGGATTGAGAAATGGCGTAGCCAATAACCTCCATTTAACCAGAGACCGAAATGTGCTGTTCTTAACAGGCGCAAATATGGCAGGTAAATCCACCTTTATGAAGTCGATGGGCATCGCGGTTTACCTTGCCCACATGGGCTTCCCGATAGCGGCTAAAAAGATGGAGTTTTCCGTGAAAGATGGTTTGTTCTCCTCGATCAATGTTTCTGACAACCTGGATATGGGCTATAGTCACTTTTATGCAGAAGTATTGCGGACCAAAACAGTGGCAAAAGCGGTGAGTGAATCTCTTGATCTGTATGTCTTGTTTGATGAGTTGTTTAAAGGTACGAATGTAAAAGATGCTTACGATGCCACACTCGCGGTAACTAAAGCCTTTGCAGAAAACAGGAATAGTTTCTTTGTCGTCTCTACTCATATTATTGAAGTAGGAGAAGCTTTAGGTAAAGTATGTGATAACCTGCAGTTCTCCTTCTTACCAACAGTGATGAAAGATGGCGTACCAACCTATCCATATACACTGGCATCTGGTATCACCACCGACAGGCAGGGAATGATCATCATTGAAAATGAAAAGATCGTCGACATCATTAAAGGAAACGATCAGGTAACAAGCAAACCATTAATATCACTGTAA
- a CDS encoding M16 family metallopeptidase encodes MFIKYKFLSILFLATLCIPLACKTSLDTQPLQLDPEVRTGKLPNGFTYYIRKNKTPEKRVTMYLASKVGSILETDQQRGIAHFVEHMSFNGTKHFPKKELSDYLEKAGVRFGADINANTGLEETVYQLPLPSDHPELLANGLQIIRDWAQDANIEAEDVERERHVILEEKRFRQGLAQRVQEKSVPFYTNNSRHGSRLPIGTEEVLLKVTPEEIRSFYKDWYRPDLQAILVVGDIDVDQMEKDIKAKFSDLRNPQKEKERPVYPVKLTGKNQYMQFIDPELGGVSLEITKKELADTVRTTADYRTSLLKKLLAELVSIRFRRLPIVGFGPLTGGLNSFSVNLTTKPAETEQGLKSIWLELRRMEEQGFTKSELERVKKAHQYQIEEALKEKDRTASELLIKTYLQHFLTGNAAPGISKEAELTSELLPEVTLDEVNALMKDYMKATDRDIIVKSSEYNKAFLPDEATVLKWIESVYTQSLPPMEEEENLLPLLKKEPVPGKISAVEEIKKADIQKIMLSNGLTVLLKKTDFQNDQILFKGLAEGGTSLSGDADYESATNAANIIAAAGAGNYDFLQLGKLMTGRKVQLSPFILDQYQGFNGSTTKEDLPAALELLHAYFREPRKDEESYLTLLGRAKEQLINKQDSRSQVFMDTVTLVLGNYHLRKKPQSINRLDAVKLDKAFEIYKERFADASAFTFLFVGNMEVAKVKPLLEKYLGSLPSTRKKETMRDLGINVPAGRISKTVYKGTEQKSSVVLVYSGAFDYNFENTIKMNAIADVLKISLTRRLRDQEGGTYTPNVQMNLSRYPKTRFAIVVSFDCAPKNVDQLIASVQDEINKMKTAGPSAENLQKFKAARKVGLETGAKNNEFWLDYLVSQVMNKEPLTQFFDYDAALNGITIKSVQQAAATYIQDKNYVKLVLMPEKTNP; translated from the coding sequence ATGTTCATCAAATATAAGTTTTTAAGCATTCTGTTTCTAGCCACGCTTTGTATTCCTTTAGCCTGTAAAACAAGCCTGGATACACAACCGCTGCAGCTGGATCCGGAAGTAAGAACGGGTAAACTGCCCAATGGCTTTACCTATTACATCCGCAAAAATAAAACACCCGAAAAACGTGTCACCATGTACCTGGCCAGCAAAGTAGGCTCCATTCTGGAAACAGATCAGCAAAGAGGGATAGCCCATTTTGTAGAACACATGAGCTTTAACGGAACCAAACATTTCCCAAAAAAGGAGCTTTCTGATTACCTGGAAAAGGCAGGGGTACGCTTTGGGGCAGACATCAATGCCAATACCGGTCTTGAAGAAACTGTTTACCAGCTTCCATTGCCTTCGGACCATCCGGAACTGCTGGCCAATGGCTTACAGATCATCCGCGACTGGGCACAGGATGCCAATATCGAAGCAGAAGATGTGGAGCGGGAACGTCATGTGATCCTGGAAGAAAAACGTTTCAGACAGGGACTTGCGCAGCGTGTTCAGGAAAAAAGTGTGCCTTTTTACACCAACAACTCCCGTCACGGTTCGAGGTTGCCCATCGGAACGGAAGAAGTTTTGCTAAAGGTAACACCGGAAGAAATCCGCAGTTTTTACAAAGATTGGTACCGCCCCGATTTGCAGGCCATATTGGTTGTCGGCGATATTGATGTAGATCAGATGGAGAAAGACATCAAGGCAAAATTCTCTGACCTGCGCAACCCTCAAAAAGAAAAGGAGCGTCCTGTTTATCCGGTAAAGCTGACCGGAAAAAACCAGTATATGCAGTTTATAGATCCAGAATTGGGCGGGGTTTCCTTAGAAATTACGAAGAAAGAGCTGGCTGATACCGTCAGGACCACTGCGGATTACAGGACCAGTCTGCTTAAAAAATTGCTGGCTGAGCTGGTGAGCATCCGGTTTAGAAGGTTACCGATTGTTGGTTTTGGCCCGCTGACAGGCGGACTAAATTCTTTTTCTGTGAACCTTACGACCAAACCGGCCGAGACCGAGCAGGGCTTGAAAAGTATATGGCTGGAACTTCGCCGCATGGAGGAACAGGGCTTTACGAAATCGGAGCTGGAAAGGGTGAAAAAAGCGCATCAGTACCAGATAGAAGAAGCTTTGAAAGAAAAAGACAGGACGGCGTCTGAACTGCTGATCAAGACTTATCTGCAGCATTTTTTAACCGGTAATGCAGCTCCAGGGATCAGTAAAGAAGCGGAACTGACCAGCGAATTGCTTCCTGAAGTAACGCTGGACGAAGTCAATGCATTGATGAAGGATTACATGAAAGCTACAGACCGGGACATTATTGTGAAATCTTCAGAGTACAATAAAGCATTTCTTCCGGATGAGGCTACTGTGTTGAAATGGATAGAAAGTGTGTATACACAAAGTCTGCCTCCGATGGAAGAAGAGGAAAACTTACTTCCCCTGCTTAAAAAGGAACCTGTTCCGGGAAAAATCAGCGCTGTGGAAGAGATCAAAAAAGCAGATATTCAAAAAATCATGCTTAGTAATGGTCTGACGGTGCTATTGAAAAAAACCGATTTTCAGAACGACCAGATCCTGTTTAAGGGACTTGCAGAAGGAGGAACCTCTTTATCTGGTGATGCAGATTACGAAAGCGCCACCAATGCCGCAAATATCATTGCAGCAGCAGGTGCAGGTAACTATGACTTCTTGCAGCTCGGTAAACTGATGACAGGCAGAAAGGTCCAGCTAAGCCCTTTTATACTTGATCAGTATCAGGGATTCAATGGCAGTACCACCAAAGAGGATTTGCCAGCTGCACTGGAGTTGCTGCACGCTTATTTCAGAGAACCCCGAAAGGACGAAGAATCTTATCTGACTCTGTTGGGCAGGGCTAAAGAACAGTTGATCAATAAACAAGATAGCCGCAGTCAGGTTTTTATGGATACTGTAACCCTGGTCTTGGGCAACTATCATTTGCGCAAGAAACCACAAAGTATCAATCGTTTAGATGCGGTAAAACTGGATAAGGCCTTTGAGATCTATAAAGAACGTTTTGCCGATGCTTCAGCTTTCACTTTCTTATTTGTTGGAAATATGGAAGTAGCAAAAGTGAAGCCTTTATTGGAAAAATACCTGGGCTCATTGCCTTCGACAAGGAAGAAAGAAACCATGCGCGACCTTGGTATTAACGTTCCTGCGGGTAGGATTTCTAAAACCGTATATAAAGGCACAGAGCAGAAGTCAAGTGTTGTTCTGGTTTATTCAGGCGCTTTTGATTACAATTTCGAGAACACCATTAAGATGAATGCAATTGCCGATGTATTAAAGATCAGCCTTACCCGACGCCTTCGCGATCAGGAAGGAGGGACCTATACCCCGAATGTGCAGATGAACCTATCCAGATATCCGAAAACCAGATTTGCTATAGTCGTTTCTTTTGACTGTGCACCTAAGAATGTAGATCAGCTGATTGCTTCAGTACAGGATGAAATCAACAAAATGAAAACTGCAGGCCCTTCCGCAGAAAACCTGCAGAAATTTAAGGCTGCGCGTAAAGTCGGATTGGAAACGGGCGCTAAGAACAATGAGTTCTGGCTGGACTACCTGGTTTCGCAGGTGATGAATAAAGAACCGCTGACACAGTTTTTTGATTATGACGCCGCCTTAAATGGCATTACCATAAAATCAGTTCAGCAAGCTGCGGCGACTTACATTCAGGACAAAAACTATGTGAAACTGGTCCTGATGCCAGAAAAAACTAACCCTTGA
- a CDS encoding Gldg family protein, which translates to MKKIIQIARLELSLLFYSPIAWLLIMILFLQMSFDLIPAIDEIQHIQQFIPGFSFLTDKLFTTSLRVGNLPFGIFFSILSSLYLYTPLVTMGIISRETSSGSIKLLYSSPVKLSQIVYGKFFAMLMYNLVIIALMGLFLLIGFACIDHFDFPHPLVALLVAYLLLNTYSAIGIFMSSLTTYQVVAAICTFAVLAFMNYIGNFGQSLDFIRDLTYSLSMPSRAERMVAGLLNSRDVIYYFVVTGIFLGFTIAKLQLARVSKSLIYHAGRYLLVLSIGLAVAYLSSRQPVIGYYDATFTKTNTIVKTTQEVLKKMGDEPLEVTAYVNGLHSSYGFGAPVGRIPATARWEPYLRFKSNLNLKWVYYYDYRDPQFYVMNQGKSLKTLFAEQAKAADFDTAGFLSPEQIRKEVDLRGENDRLVFQLKYKGKTTFLRTFDDADFWPGEGEIAAAMKRLIVTPPKVVFATDGYQRSIDKIGDRDYKMLINNKFMRNSMVNMGFDLDSVSLEQAQIPAGISVLVIGDPRVQFSPVARAKIQKYVADGGNLMIAGEPGKQAIVNPLLDSMGVKMRNGTLVQKSRDFSYGLVTPTLAAAAVVMSPRLEKAYKEKAKISMPGAAALSQDDKGPFTIQPLLMTNEKIAWIKKGQFVLDSAALVFDAKTGDEQGAFPSSLMLTRKLKNKEQRILITGDADFFSNKELARSNMEVVNGSFAIGIFGWFADGIFPVDLSRPESRDNKLMLTKAGVSTLEILYYGLIPGAIFLLGMVLLIRRKRK; encoded by the coding sequence ATGAAGAAAATAATACAAATAGCGAGGCTGGAACTCAGCTTGCTATTTTATTCCCCTATAGCCTGGTTACTGATCATGATCTTGTTTCTGCAAATGAGTTTTGATCTGATTCCGGCGATAGATGAAATACAACATATCCAGCAATTTATTCCCGGTTTTTCTTTTTTAACAGACAAGCTGTTTACCACGAGCCTGAGGGTAGGTAACCTTCCCTTCGGGATCTTTTTTAGCATTCTTTCCAGCCTCTATCTGTATACGCCATTGGTAACCATGGGCATCATCAGCAGGGAAACGAGCAGCGGAAGCATTAAACTGCTGTACTCATCTCCGGTAAAACTGAGTCAGATCGTTTATGGAAAGTTTTTCGCCATGCTGATGTATAATCTGGTGATTATCGCTTTAATGGGCCTCTTTCTCCTGATCGGTTTTGCATGTATAGATCATTTTGATTTTCCACATCCACTTGTGGCACTGCTTGTTGCCTATTTGCTTTTAAATACTTATTCGGCAATCGGGATCTTTATGTCCAGCCTCACAACCTATCAGGTGGTTGCTGCGATCTGCACTTTTGCAGTACTGGCTTTTATGAACTATATCGGGAATTTCGGACAAAGTCTTGATTTTATCCGCGACCTGACCTATAGCCTTTCCATGCCCAGCAGGGCAGAACGTATGGTAGCAGGTCTGCTAAATAGTCGTGATGTGATCTATTACTTCGTAGTTACTGGAATTTTCCTTGGTTTTACGATTGCAAAATTACAACTGGCCAGGGTAAGCAAATCCCTTATTTATCATGCGGGTAGATACCTCTTGGTGCTGAGTATTGGATTGGCAGTAGCCTATCTAAGCTCCCGCCAACCTGTAATCGGCTACTATGATGCCACCTTTACCAAAACCAATACGATTGTTAAAACGACCCAGGAAGTCTTAAAAAAGATGGGTGATGAGCCGCTTGAGGTAACGGCTTATGTCAATGGATTACATAGTTCCTATGGTTTTGGCGCTCCTGTTGGCCGTATTCCGGCCACGGCCCGTTGGGAACCATATTTACGATTCAAGTCTAATCTTAATCTGAAATGGGTCTATTATTACGATTACAGGGACCCTCAGTTCTATGTCATGAACCAGGGGAAAAGCTTAAAAACTTTGTTTGCCGAACAGGCAAAGGCTGCGGATTTTGATACCGCCGGATTTTTAAGTCCGGAGCAGATCCGTAAAGAAGTAGACCTGCGGGGGGAGAACGACCGCCTGGTATTCCAGCTAAAGTATAAAGGGAAGACCACTTTTCTAAGGACGTTCGATGATGCTGATTTCTGGCCGGGAGAGGGAGAGATTGCGGCAGCGATGAAACGCCTGATTGTGACTCCGCCAAAGGTTGTTTTTGCAACAGATGGTTATCAGCGGAGCATAGATAAGATCGGCGACAGGGATTACAAAATGTTAATCAATAACAAGTTTATGCGGAATTCGATGGTCAATATGGGTTTTGACCTGGACAGTGTGTCTTTAGAACAGGCACAGATTCCTGCAGGTATTTCTGTATTGGTGATTGGCGATCCCAGAGTTCAGTTTAGCCCCGTTGCAAGAGCCAAAATACAGAAATATGTTGCTGACGGTGGGAACCTGATGATTGCTGGCGAGCCCGGTAAACAAGCTATTGTTAATCCTTTGCTGGATTCCATGGGTGTAAAAATGCGCAATGGAACACTGGTGCAGAAAAGCAGGGATTTCTCTTACGGACTCGTTACGCCAACCCTGGCTGCTGCTGCGGTGGTCATGAGTCCGCGGCTTGAAAAGGCTTATAAAGAAAAGGCAAAGATCTCGATGCCAGGTGCCGCAGCCTTAAGTCAGGATGATAAAGGGCCTTTTACCATTCAGCCGCTGTTAATGACGAATGAAAAGATCGCCTGGATCAAAAAAGGACAGTTTGTACTGGACTCAGCTGCTTTGGTATTTGATGCAAAGACGGGTGATGAACAGGGTGCTTTTCCTTCTTCTTTGATGCTGACCCGGAAACTGAAGAACAAGGAACAGCGGATTTTAATAACCGGTGATGCCGATTTCTTTAGCAATAAAGAGCTGGCAAGGAGTAATATGGAGGTCGTGAACGGCTCTTTTGCCATCGGTATTTTTGGCTGGTTTGCTGATGGGATATTCCCTGTAGATCTATCCCGTCCTGAATCCAGAGATAATAAATTGATGCTGACCAAAGCAGGGGTGAGCACTTTAGAGATATTGTATTATGGGCTGATTCCCGGCGCCATATTCCTGTTGGGAATGGTGTTGCTGATTCGCAGAAAACGTAAATAA
- a CDS encoding sterol desaturase family protein, which translates to MLRNKIQSKLAGTADFLREILHSSVSSMVLAVMALIALSKGIRGYTFIYTDLHTYPLWWVPVSLLLTLIVHDTYFYWMHRILHHKRLFKATHLVHHQSTNPSPWAAYSFHFFEAVAEGGVMIVLVFTMPLHPLTLMLFAFSSFVINVYGHLGYEIMPKGFRNTFLFEIINTSTFHNMHHQKFKGNYGLYLRVWDRWMKTEHPDYVKDYDRIQEKRFGNLQRIQS; encoded by the coding sequence ATGCTGCGAAATAAAATTCAAAGCAAGCTGGCGGGAACGGCCGATTTCTTGCGCGAGATCCTGCATTCTTCGGTGTCCAGTATGGTGCTGGCCGTAATGGCATTGATTGCTTTATCAAAAGGAATACGCGGATATACTTTTATCTATACCGATCTGCATACTTATCCGCTTTGGTGGGTTCCGGTTAGTTTACTACTCACCTTAATCGTGCATGACACTTATTTTTATTGGATGCACCGGATATTGCACCATAAAAGACTATTTAAGGCAACACATCTGGTGCACCATCAATCGACCAATCCTTCTCCTTGGGCTGCTTATTCCTTTCATTTTTTTGAAGCGGTAGCCGAAGGAGGAGTGATGATCGTATTGGTGTTTACCATGCCTTTGCATCCTTTAACATTGATGCTGTTTGCCTTTTCTTCTTTTGTGATCAATGTTTACGGACATCTTGGTTATGAAATTATGCCTAAAGGATTCCGGAATACTTTCCTTTTCGAAATCATCAATACTTCTACTTTCCATAACATGCACCATCAGAAGTTTAAAGGAAACTATGGATTGTATTTAAGGGTCTGGGATAGGTGGATGAAAACAGAACATCCGGATTATGTGAAAGATTACGACCGCATTCAGGAGAAACGATTTGGAAATTTACAAAGAATACAGTCCTAA